A region from the uncultured Draconibacterium sp. genome encodes:
- a CDS encoding ABC transporter permease, whose protein sequence is MLLLRLIYESFSFAYNSLTANKLRTFLSLLGITIGIFAIISVFTVIDSLEKRIRDSLDALGNNMIYVAKWPWTPPEGETEYPWWRYLNRPSPNYDETEEIIRRANTVDNAAFLFGFSRTVQSGSDNMDNVSIMATSHGLYDVWDLDVELGRYFTESEMRTGAPVAVIGAEIAEGLFAGMNPLDRTIKIQGQKLRIIGVYEKKGSDAFGNTMDKNVHISAVKSMYMVDVRNRDIGQTICIKAKPNVDADRFKSEIESIMRILRGLKPMEDNDFALNEVSLVASQFDQFFAVFNLAGAIIGGFSIIVGGFGIANIMFVSVKERTKIIGIQKSLGAKRYFILLQFIFEAIVLSIIGGVIGLILIWGGTIIVNQSTDFTILLTTGNIINGLLISTIIGFLAGFMPARAAAKLDPVIAISSV, encoded by the coding sequence ATGCTACTGCTTCGATTAATATACGAGTCGTTTTCGTTTGCCTACAATTCGCTAACGGCCAATAAGCTTCGCACATTTTTATCATTGCTTGGCATTACCATTGGAATTTTTGCTATAATTTCTGTTTTTACAGTTATCGATTCATTGGAGAAACGCATTCGCGATTCGCTGGATGCTTTGGGCAACAATATGATTTATGTGGCCAAATGGCCCTGGACACCGCCTGAGGGCGAAACAGAATACCCCTGGTGGCGTTACCTCAACCGGCCATCGCCCAACTACGATGAGACGGAAGAAATCATTCGCCGTGCAAATACGGTTGATAATGCCGCGTTTCTTTTTGGCTTTTCCCGCACTGTTCAATCCGGAAGCGATAATATGGACAATGTATCTATTATGGCAACTTCGCACGGGTTGTATGATGTTTGGGACCTTGACGTAGAACTGGGACGTTACTTTACCGAAAGCGAAATGCGCACAGGAGCGCCGGTTGCCGTTATTGGCGCTGAGATTGCTGAAGGTTTATTCGCAGGAATGAATCCGCTGGACAGAACAATCAAAATACAGGGACAAAAATTAAGGATTATTGGCGTTTATGAGAAGAAAGGTAGCGATGCCTTTGGAAATACAATGGATAAAAACGTTCATATTTCAGCGGTTAAATCAATGTACATGGTTGATGTGCGCAACCGGGATATTGGGCAAACCATTTGCATTAAAGCCAAACCCAATGTTGACGCCGACCGGTTTAAGTCGGAGATAGAAAGCATTATGCGCATTTTACGCGGATTAAAACCAATGGAAGACAACGACTTTGCGCTTAACGAGGTAAGCCTGGTTGCCAGCCAGTTCGACCAGTTTTTTGCCGTTTTTAATTTGGCAGGTGCTATTATTGGCGGCTTTTCAATTATTGTTGGTGGTTTTGGCATTGCCAACATTATGTTTGTTTCGGTAAAAGAGCGTACAAAAATTATCGGCATTCAGAAATCGCTGGGAGCCAAACGTTATTTTATCCTGCTACAGTTTATTTTTGAAGCCATCGTATTGTCGATTATTGGTGGAGTTATTGGATTAATTCTCATCTGGGGAGGAACAATAATTGTAAACCAATCAACCGATTTTACCATTTTACTTACCACGGGCA
- the purH gene encoding bifunctional phosphoribosylaminoimidazolecarboxamide formyltransferase/IMP cyclohydrolase, which translates to MADNKKIKTALVSVFHKENLDKIVTKLNDLGVKILSTGGTKSFIESIGVEVTSVESLTGYPSILGGRVKTLHPKVFGGILSRRDNQGDVSQLTEYEIPEIDLVIVDLYPFEDTVASGADEQDIIEKIDIGGISLIRAAAKNFKDVVIVPSQNEYEPLLEHLEENNGEFSMAERKWFAGRAFGVSSHYDAAIFSYFNAGVDAGTERISLNNGDVLRYGENPHQAATFFKFNNVTEGESLANAKVLQGKALSYNNMLDADAAWKSASDAYHSVSHLDNKVVVSVIKHLNPCGLAVTNNIMESLELAWAGDPISAFGGIICFTDTVTKEVAEWFGKKFIEIIIAPEYTEEALEVLGKKKNLRVLVAAVRPMIAGEKLYRSISGGMLVQDEDEGLDSEFKTVTKKEFEASKMNLAKFGSIACKHLKSNAIAVVTENENGAFWLTGAGMGQPNRLDSLRYLTMPRFDLKGGLDIENSVLISDAFFPFRDSIEAANEYGVKYIIEPGGSIRDEEVIEACNEFGIAMAFTGRRHFRH; encoded by the coding sequence ATGGCTGATAATAAAAAAATTAAGACTGCTCTGGTTTCAGTCTTTCACAAAGAAAATTTAGATAAGATTGTTACAAAACTAAACGACTTGGGTGTTAAGATATTAAGTACAGGTGGTACAAAAAGTTTTATCGAGTCGATAGGCGTAGAGGTTACCTCTGTTGAGAGTTTAACAGGTTACCCATCGATTTTGGGAGGACGTGTAAAAACTTTACACCCTAAAGTTTTTGGAGGTATTTTATCGCGTCGCGATAATCAGGGCGATGTTAGCCAGTTAACGGAGTACGAAATTCCGGAGATTGATTTGGTAATTGTTGATTTGTATCCGTTTGAAGACACCGTGGCTTCAGGAGCAGACGAGCAGGACATTATTGAGAAAATTGATATCGGTGGAATTTCATTGATTCGTGCTGCTGCCAAAAATTTCAAAGATGTGGTGATTGTTCCTTCACAGAACGAATATGAACCACTATTAGAACACCTGGAAGAAAATAATGGCGAATTTTCGATGGCAGAACGCAAGTGGTTTGCCGGAAGGGCTTTTGGTGTATCGTCGCATTATGATGCTGCTATTTTTAGCTACTTTAATGCCGGAGTTGATGCCGGAACTGAACGCATTAGTCTGAATAACGGAGACGTGCTTCGTTACGGAGAAAATCCTCACCAGGCCGCAACATTCTTCAAATTCAACAATGTTACAGAAGGCGAAAGTTTAGCAAATGCAAAAGTGCTTCAGGGAAAAGCATTATCATACAATAACATGCTTGATGCCGATGCCGCATGGAAATCGGCCAGCGATGCTTATCACTCCGTTTCACATCTTGATAACAAGGTGGTTGTTTCGGTTATTAAGCATTTAAATCCGTGTGGGTTGGCAGTAACCAACAATATTATGGAATCGTTGGAACTGGCATGGGCCGGAGACCCAATTAGCGCATTTGGCGGAATTATTTGTTTTACCGATACCGTTACAAAAGAGGTCGCTGAGTGGTTTGGTAAAAAATTCATCGAAATTATAATTGCACCGGAGTATACCGAGGAAGCCCTGGAGGTTTTAGGAAAGAAGAAAAATCTTCGGGTATTGGTAGCAGCTGTGCGTCCGATGATTGCCGGCGAAAAACTATACCGTTCAATTAGTGGTGGTATGTTGGTACAGGATGAAGATGAAGGTTTAGACTCCGAATTTAAAACGGTAACCAAAAAAGAGTTTGAGGCTTCAAAAATGAATCTTGCCAAATTTGGTTCAATTGCTTGTAAACACTTGAAAAGTAATGCTATTGCAGTTGTAACTGAAAATGAAAACGGAGCATTTTGGTTAACCGGAGCAGGAATGGGGCAGCCGAACCGTTTGGATAGTTTGCGTTACCTTACCATGCCACGTTTTGATTTGAAAGGAGGATTGGATATTGAAAATTCAGTTCTTATTTCGGATGCATTTTTCCCATTCCGCGATAGCATTGAAGCGGCCAACGAGTATGGTGTAAAATACATTATCGAGCCGGGAGGAAGTATTCGTGATGAGGAAGTGATTGAGGCCTGTAACGAATTTGGCATTGCTATGGCATTTACCGGCCGCCGCCATTTCAGACATTAA
- a CDS encoding rod shape-determining protein encodes MGLFSFLTQEIAIDLGTANTIIIHNDKIVVDEPSIVAIDLKTEKMVAIGEKARQMQGKTHANLKTIRPLRDGVIADFNAAEQMIRGMIKMINPKSRMFSPALKMVICIPSGSTEVEIRAVRDSSEHAGGREVYMVYEPLAAAIGIGLDVEAPEGNMVVDIGGGTTEIAVISLGGIVTNKSIRIAGDDLTADIMEYMRHQHNIKIGERTAEEIKIHVGSALSQLKDPPPDYVVQGPNQMTALPIEVPVSYQEIAHCLEKSISKIETAVLSALEQTPPELYADIVVKGIWLAGGGALLKGLDKRLTDKIGIPFHIAEDPLRAVVRGTGIALKNVENFSFLIR; translated from the coding sequence ATGGGTTTATTTTCATTTTTAACGCAGGAAATAGCAATTGACCTTGGAACGGCCAATACTATTATCATTCATAATGATAAAATTGTGGTGGACGAACCCTCAATTGTAGCCATTGATCTTAAAACAGAAAAAATGGTGGCCATTGGAGAGAAAGCAAGGCAAATGCAAGGGAAGACGCACGCAAATTTAAAAACAATCAGGCCGTTACGAGATGGCGTGATTGCCGATTTTAACGCTGCGGAGCAAATGATTAGGGGGATGATTAAAATGATTAACCCGAAGTCGAGAATGTTTTCTCCGGCTTTAAAAATGGTAATTTGCATCCCCTCAGGTAGTACCGAAGTTGAAATTCGTGCGGTACGCGACTCGTCGGAACATGCCGGTGGACGAGAAGTTTATATGGTTTACGAACCATTGGCTGCTGCCATTGGAATCGGACTTGATGTGGAAGCACCCGAAGGAAATATGGTAGTAGATATTGGTGGAGGAACAACCGAGATTGCCGTAATTTCGCTTGGTGGTATTGTTACCAACAAATCAATCCGTATTGCCGGCGACGACCTTACCGCAGATATTATGGAATATATGCGTCATCAGCATAATATAAAAATTGGCGAACGTACTGCCGAAGAAATTAAAATTCATGTTGGTTCGGCACTGTCGCAATTAAAAGATCCTCCACCTGATTATGTGGTACAAGGACCAAACCAAATGACGGCTTTGCCCATCGAAGTTCCGGTTTCGTACCAGGAAATTGCACACTGCCTTGAAAAATCAATATCAAAAATTGAAACAGCTGTGTTAAGTGCCCTGGAGCAAACACCTCCGGAGCTTTATGCCGATATTGTTGTCAAAGGAATATGGCTGGCCGGTGGCGGTGCATTGTTAAAAGGCCTTGACAAACGATTGACTGATAAAATTGGTATTCCGTTTCATATTGCTGAAGATCCGTTACGTGCGGTTGTACGTGGAACAGGAATTGCATTGAAGAATGTTGAAAATTTCTCCTTCCTTATCCGATAA
- the mreC gene encoding rod shape-determining protein MreC, with product MRSLLRFLVRNYAFLLFLFLEAVSLVLVFSYNSFQRSRFLNSANAASAGLYNATSSVFQYFELSRVNQQLASENAHLRTLLSSGNQELNVPETAEFLSEELADSSFIYKEARIINNSINKQQNYITIDKGLRDGIKPDQGILAPEGVVGVVTSVSKSYAAGLSLLNPRWSISAKHKKTGYYGSLHWNGENYRQAELQEIPIHVNLIQGDTIVTSGYSSIFPEGLLIGTISEFDKPQGENYYNITVQLAVDFKSIRYVHVIENVKKQELKAVEDEVKNGTGSN from the coding sequence ATGCGCAGTCTCCTTCGATTCCTGGTACGAAATTATGCGTTTCTACTGTTTCTGTTTTTAGAAGCGGTGTCGTTGGTGTTGGTGTTTAGTTATAACAGTTTTCAGCGCTCTCGGTTTCTTAATTCGGCAAACGCTGCTTCGGCGGGCTTGTACAATGCTACCAGTTCTGTTTTTCAATATTTCGAACTTTCGCGTGTAAACCAGCAGTTGGCATCAGAAAATGCACATCTGCGCACGCTTCTGAGTAGCGGAAATCAGGAGCTGAATGTGCCCGAAACAGCAGAGTTTTTGTCGGAAGAGTTAGCAGATTCCTCCTTTATTTATAAAGAAGCACGGATTATAAACAACTCAATTAATAAGCAGCAAAACTATATTACTATTGACAAGGGGCTGAGGGATGGAATTAAACCCGATCAGGGGATTCTGGCACCTGAAGGAGTTGTTGGGGTTGTTACCAGTGTTTCCAAATCGTATGCGGCCGGACTGTCTTTGCTTAATCCAAGATGGAGTATTTCTGCAAAGCATAAAAAAACCGGTTATTATGGCTCGTTACATTGGAACGGAGAAAATTACCGACAGGCAGAACTTCAGGAAATTCCAATACATGTAAACTTAATCCAGGGAGATACGATTGTGACCAGCGGTTATTCTTCAATTTTTCCTGAAGGCTTATTGATTGGAACGATTAGTGAATTTGATAAGCCGCAGGGAGAAAACTATTACAACATAACCGTACAACTGGCTGTCGATTTTAAATCAATACGTTATGTTCACGTAATTGAAAACGTTAAAAAGCAGGAGTTAAAAGCCGTAGAGGACGAAGTGAAAAATGGGACGGGAAGTAATTAA
- a CDS encoding rod shape-determining protein MreD: MGREVIKYLIMFVVLVLTQVLFLNQVQISGFVNPYIYILFIMLLPVNAPRYVLLFGGFLLGICIDIFSNTLGIHAFATVFIAFLRPLVIGAITNREEDMLDYPGLQQNGLAWFFYYTAIMVVLHHTALFFIEVFTLANVFGTLYRIVLSSLFSIFVIVLSQFIVFRD, encoded by the coding sequence ATGGGACGGGAAGTAATTAAATATTTAATAATGTTTGTGGTGCTTGTGCTTACGCAAGTACTGTTTTTAAACCAGGTGCAAATTAGTGGCTTTGTTAACCCTTATATTTACATCTTGTTTATCATGTTATTGCCTGTAAATGCTCCACGTTATGTATTGTTATTTGGTGGTTTCCTGCTTGGCATTTGTATCGATATCTTTTCAAATACACTGGGAATTCATGCATTTGCAACGGTGTTTATTGCTTTTCTGCGGCCCCTGGTAATTGGCGCAATTACTAACCGCGAGGAAGACATGCTTGATTACCCGGGCCTACAACAAAATGGATTGGCCTGGTTTTTTTACTATACGGCCATAATGGTTGTTTTACATCATACAGCACTTTTCTTTATTGAAGTATTTACCCTTGCAAATGTATTCGGAACTTTATATCGTATAGTTTTAAGTTCGCTGTTTTCAATTTTTGTTATAGTTTTAAGCCAGTTTATAGTTTTTCGCGATTAA
- the mrdA gene encoding penicillin-binding protein 2: MNNLSKRSYVVAAVFAVVGLIYAINLFRLQVLDSDYKKYATNNVLREVVQYPARGLVYDRNGELMVFNKTAYDLLIIPREVEKFDTLLLCNLLDISPTELEEGIAKAKKYSRYKPSVLVKQISPENFAVLQEQLYKFKGFHSQTRTLREYTHPVAAHVLGYVGEVSSNDIKRDSYYKSGDYIGQSGIEKTYEKQLRGVKGVKKYMVDVHNRIQGPYLNGREDKPAEIGKNLVSTIDIDLQVYAEKLFQNKKGAVVAIEPASGEILAMLSAPTYDPALLVGRVRGSNFSRLQNDTLMPLFDRSLQARYPPGSTFKPFNILIGLQEGAITTSTRVVCNGKSSQPIRCTHDHVSPASVVDAVRESCNPFLWNTFRNTINKFPSTTEGFAKWSEYVQRFGLGERVSTEFYNENPGLRPTVEYYNQKFDGTWWRALTVRSLAIGQGEMGTTPIQMANCAAILANKGYYYQPHIIKQVEYDTTRQSILFKHETGIDARHFDPVYEGMRQVTIARLNRFVPGISYCGKTGTIQNPQGIDHGAYIAFAPEEDPKIAICVYVEHSKWGASYAAPMASLLIEKYLNDTIASNRLVYEKQMMEAVLTDPHNPELAD; this comes from the coding sequence ATGAACAATTTATCAAAAAGAAGTTATGTTGTTGCAGCAGTATTTGCTGTGGTGGGACTGATTTATGCCATAAACCTGTTTCGCCTGCAGGTATTGGATTCAGACTATAAAAAATATGCCACCAACAATGTGCTGCGCGAGGTTGTTCAATACCCGGCTCGCGGATTGGTTTACGACCGAAACGGGGAACTCATGGTTTTTAACAAAACAGCCTACGATTTACTGATTATTCCACGCGAAGTCGAAAAATTTGATACCCTCCTGCTTTGTAATTTATTGGATATTTCGCCCACCGAATTGGAAGAGGGCATTGCGAAAGCAAAGAAATATTCGCGTTATAAACCTTCGGTACTTGTAAAACAAATTTCGCCCGAAAATTTTGCAGTGCTGCAAGAACAGTTGTACAAGTTTAAGGGCTTTCACTCGCAAACCAGAACCTTGCGCGAGTACACACATCCGGTGGCGGCGCATGTGCTAGGCTATGTTGGCGAAGTATCATCAAACGATATAAAACGCGATAGTTATTATAAATCGGGTGATTACATTGGGCAAAGCGGCATTGAAAAGACCTACGAAAAACAGCTAAGGGGAGTAAAAGGTGTAAAAAAATATATGGTTGATGTGCACAACCGCATTCAGGGGCCATATCTAAATGGCCGTGAAGATAAACCGGCAGAAATCGGCAAGAATCTGGTATCGACAATTGATATTGACTTGCAGGTTTATGCTGAAAAACTTTTTCAGAATAAAAAAGGTGCAGTTGTGGCTATTGAACCGGCAAGTGGCGAAATACTGGCAATGCTGAGTGCACCAACCTACGATCCGGCACTTTTGGTAGGACGGGTAAGGGGCAGCAATTTTAGTCGTTTGCAAAACGATACTTTAATGCCATTGTTCGATCGTTCTTTACAGGCGCGTTACCCGCCTGGGTCAACCTTTAAGCCCTTTAATATTTTAATTGGTTTGCAGGAAGGAGCTATAACTACCTCTACACGTGTAGTGTGCAACGGAAAATCTTCGCAGCCCATCAGGTGTACGCATGATCACGTGTCGCCGGCCAGTGTTGTTGATGCGGTGCGCGAATCATGTAATCCGTTTTTATGGAATACATTTCGGAATACGATAAATAAATTTCCCTCAACAACCGAAGGTTTTGCTAAATGGAGCGAATATGTGCAACGGTTTGGTTTGGGAGAAAGGGTTAGCACGGAGTTTTATAACGAAAATCCAGGATTAAGGCCAACTGTTGAATACTATAACCAAAAATTTGATGGCACCTGGTGGCGGGCACTAACCGTGCGTTCGCTTGCTATTGGCCAGGGCGAGATGGGTACAACTCCGATACAGATGGCAAATTGTGCAGCAATACTTGCCAATAAAGGTTATTATTATCAACCACACATTATTAAACAAGTTGAATATGATACTACACGGCAAAGTATTTTGTTTAAACACGAAACGGGAATTGACGCCCGGCATTTTGATCCTGTTTACGAAGGAATGCGGCAAGTTACGATTGCTCGTTTGAACCGTTTTGTGCCGGGAATTAGCTATTGTGGAAAAACAGGAACCATTCAAAACCCTCAGGGAATCGATCATGGCGCTTACATTGCTTTTGCGCCGGAAGAAGATCCGAAAATTGCAATCTGCGTTTATGTTGAGCACAGTAAATGGGGGGCAAGTTACGCTGCGCCAATGGCGAGTTTACTTATAGAAAAATACCTGAACGACACCATTGCCAGTAACCGCCTGGTATACGAAAAACAAATGATGGAGGCTGTATTAACAGATCCGCACAACCCTGAATTAGCAGATTAA
- the rodA gene encoding rod shape-determining protein RodA, with the protein MPRRNNILANIDWLTVGLYLVMIFMGWFNIYAALYSDEHQSIFDITQQYGKQLMWIGAASVLALVIMLLEVNFFVFFSYIIYGGFMLLLLLVPFVGKEINGARSWFEIGPVLFQPAEFTKSATALALARYMSTHGFKLQTPKSLLTVAAIILAPVVFILLQNDTGSALVYFSFVLVLYREGLSGVVLFFGTLVAILFVLALILPNLTLAMVMIGIALLLFLIFNPKFKPFLNIFVTYAVAIGLLTLLSFFISTKFELAHFILAGAVVGSLFVIYTSVKNKIPNYTKIAIVFLGSILFTISVDYGFENILEPHHQVRINELLGIESNPHGAGYHVNQSKIAIGSGGVLGKGYLKGTQTKFDFVPEQSTDFIFCTVGEEWGFAGSVTIILLFLVLFMRLIWLAERQRSVFSRIYGYSVAVILFFHFMVNIGMTIGMMPVIGIPLPFFSYGGSSLWSFTILLFIFIRLDASRLEKLSG; encoded by the coding sequence ATGCCAAGAAGAAATAACATATTAGCAAATATCGACTGGTTAACAGTAGGGCTCTATCTGGTCATGATTTTCATGGGGTGGTTTAATATTTATGCAGCCTTATACAGCGACGAGCATCAAAGTATTTTCGATATTACGCAGCAATACGGAAAACAATTGATGTGGATTGGTGCTGCATCGGTTTTGGCCTTGGTAATAATGTTGTTGGAAGTAAATTTCTTTGTTTTTTTCTCCTACATTATTTATGGGGGTTTTATGCTTCTGTTACTTCTTGTGCCTTTTGTCGGGAAAGAAATAAACGGTGCCCGGTCGTGGTTTGAAATAGGACCTGTATTGTTTCAGCCTGCGGAATTTACAAAATCGGCAACTGCATTGGCGCTTGCGCGTTACATGAGCACGCATGGGTTTAAACTGCAAACTCCCAAGTCGTTGTTAACGGTGGCTGCAATTATTTTAGCACCGGTTGTTTTTATTTTATTACAAAATGATACCGGTTCGGCATTGGTTTACTTCTCGTTTGTTTTGGTGCTGTACCGCGAAGGCCTTTCGGGTGTTGTTCTGTTTTTCGGAACACTGGTAGCTATTCTTTTTGTTTTGGCTTTAATCTTGCCAAACCTTACACTGGCAATGGTAATGATTGGTATTGCTTTGCTTCTGTTTCTGATTTTTAATCCTAAGTTTAAGCCGTTCTTAAACATTTTTGTCACCTATGCTGTGGCAATAGGCCTTTTGACTCTATTAAGCTTTTTTATCTCAACAAAATTCGAACTGGCCCATTTTATTCTTGCCGGAGCTGTAGTGGGGTCGTTGTTTGTAATTTATACCAGTGTTAAAAATAAAATTCCCAATTACACTAAAATTGCTATTGTATTTCTGGGGTCTATCTTGTTTACCATTTCGGTAGATTATGGATTTGAAAATATTTTGGAACCTCACCACCAGGTGCGTATTAACGAGTTGCTGGGAATTGAGTCCAATCCACACGGAGCCGGCTACCATGTTAACCAAAGTAAAATTGCCATCGGATCAGGTGGGGTGCTGGGTAAAGGTTACCTAAAAGGTACACAAACCAAATTTGATTTTGTGCCGGAGCAGAGCACCGATTTTATTTTTTGTACTGTGGGCGAGGAGTGGGGCTTTGCCGGATCGGTAACAATTATTTTGCTGTTTTTGGTTTTATTTATGCGCCTGATTTGGCTTGCAGAGCGGCAACGTTCCGTCTTTTCACGCATCTATGGCTACTCGGTTGCGGTAATCTTATTTTTCCATTTTATGGTTAACATCGGAATGACAATCGGAATGATGCCTGTAATTGGTATACCCCTGCCATTTTTTAGCTACGGCGGTTCTTCTTTATGGTCGTTTACTATTTTGCTCTTTATTTTTATTCGTCTCGATGCAAGTCGTTTAGAGAAACTTTCGGGCTAA
- a CDS encoding lysine 2,3-aminomutase, translating to MNYKPYSLHNFRQIPQMEFLSEEQKLEIEVVGTVLPFKTDNYVVDELIDWSNFERDPFFILNFPQKEMLDEASFNKIASLISKNAPRKTIQEEVTKIRLKLNPNPAGQESNVPEFNGRKLSGIQHKYRETMLFFPTQGQTCHAYCTFCFRWPQFALNDFKFAMKEADTMVEYLKANPHVTDVLFTGGDPAVMKTRFFESYFNALLDADLPNLKNIRIGTKSLAYWPYRYTTDDDADDLLRLFEKVRKRGINVALMAHFNHPGELKTEAVQKAVKRLIAAGVQIRSQSPLLKNINDRSDIWAENWREQVKQGIIPYYMFIARNTGAQDYFAVSLNRAWQIFKGAYNQVSGICRTVKGPSMSCNPGKVQIVGVSEVAGKKVFVLNFLQGRDPSWVGRPFFAKYDPNAIWLDDLEPAFGESKFFFEQAFLEMLA from the coding sequence ATGAATTATAAACCTTATTCTCTTCATAACTTTAGGCAAATTCCGCAAATGGAGTTTCTTTCGGAAGAACAGAAACTGGAAATTGAGGTAGTTGGAACGGTATTGCCATTTAAAACTGATAATTATGTGGTTGATGAGTTGATCGACTGGAGTAACTTTGAACGCGATCCGTTTTTTATTTTAAATTTTCCTCAAAAAGAAATGCTAGACGAAGCCAGTTTTAACAAAATTGCTTCGTTAATTTCAAAGAATGCACCCCGTAAAACTATCCAGGAAGAAGTAACTAAAATTCGATTAAAATTAAATCCAAATCCTGCCGGACAAGAGAGCAATGTCCCCGAATTTAATGGTAGAAAATTAAGTGGTATTCAGCATAAATACAGAGAAACCATGTTGTTTTTCCCCACGCAGGGACAAACGTGTCATGCCTATTGTACATTTTGTTTTCGCTGGCCACAATTTGCCTTAAACGATTTTAAGTTTGCCATGAAAGAAGCGGATACAATGGTTGAATACCTTAAAGCAAATCCGCATGTGACTGACGTTCTTTTTACAGGAGGCGATCCGGCAGTGATGAAAACGCGATTCTTTGAATCGTACTTTAATGCCTTGCTCGATGCTGATTTGCCCAATCTTAAAAATATTCGTATTGGAACCAAATCATTGGCTTATTGGCCATACCGATATACCACCGATGATGATGCTGATGATTTACTTCGTTTATTCGAGAAAGTAAGAAAGAGAGGAATTAATGTTGCTTTAATGGCACATTTTAATCATCCGGGCGAACTAAAAACCGAGGCGGTACAAAAAGCTGTAAAACGTTTAATTGCAGCCGGCGTTCAAATACGTTCGCAGTCGCCATTACTCAAAAATATTAATGACCGAAGCGATATTTGGGCCGAGAACTGGAGAGAGCAGGTAAAGCAAGGAATAATTCCGTATTACATGTTTATAGCCCGCAATACCGGGGCGCAGGATTATTTTGCCGTTAGCCTGAATCGGGCCTGGCAAATATTTAAAGGTGCCTATAACCAGGTTAGCGGAATTTGTCGTACCGTAAAGGGGCCAAGCATGTCGTGCAACCCGGGTAAGGTGCAAATTGTAGGTGTTAGCGAGGTAGCCGGTAAAAAGGTGTTTGTATTAAACTTCCTTCAGGGGAGAGACCCGAGTTGGGTTGGCCGTCCGTTTTTTGCAAAATACGACCCCAATGCCATTTGGCTCGATGATTTGGAACCTGCCTTTGGAGAGTCGAAGTTCTTTTTTGAACAAGCTTTCCTTGAAATGCTTGCATAA
- a CDS encoding ACP phosphodiesterase, producing MNYLAHLYLSGESEKILVGNFIGDYVKGNKFKDYNDGIAEGIVLHRKIDTFTDTHALQREARSFFRADFGLYSGIVVDLIYDHFLAKNWNQYSAIHLQVFTKYVHAVLLSNFRILPRRVQGFLPFLIQNKRLLSYASVEGIIQSIDLMGRHSSLPAKAERVKAVLQENYTELETNFAAFFNELIDFVMEQEEAVQIKKPDLTTGL from the coding sequence ATGAACTATTTGGCACATTTATACTTGTCGGGAGAATCAGAAAAAATTCTGGTCGGAAATTTTATCGGCGATTATGTAAAAGGGAATAAATTTAAAGACTATAACGATGGCATTGCCGAGGGTATTGTTCTACATCGTAAAATAGACACTTTTACCGACACTCATGCTTTGCAACGAGAAGCACGCAGCTTTTTTCGAGCCGATTTTGGCCTTTATTCAGGGATTGTGGTTGATTTAATTTACGATCATTTTCTGGCTAAAAACTGGAATCAATATTCGGCTATTCACCTCCAGGTATTTACCAAGTATGTGCACGCTGTTTTACTGAGTAATTTTAGAATTCTTCCTCGCCGGGTGCAGGGATTTTTACCCTTCCTCATCCAAAATAAACGCTTGCTTTCTTATGCTTCGGTTGAAGGAATAATACAATCGATTGACCTTATGGGCAGGCACTCGAGTCTTCCGGCCAAAGCCGAACGGGTAAAAGCTGTTTTACAGGAAAATTACACCGAGCTTGAAACTAATTTTGCTGCCTTTTTTAATGAGCTGATTGATTTTGTTATGGAGCAGGAAGAAGCTGTTCAAATAAAAAAACCCGATCTAACGACCGGGCTCTGA